One genomic window of Polyangium aurulentum includes the following:
- a CDS encoding serine/threonine-protein kinase: MSPPDNEPPAVPKQPVAPKPAVGGVPQPANAAKPQSVAPPAPARSSGVVPRPPTKKTPSIPVPPRPGNPPDLRVKPAPIPDEALPAIQVQEDELDLAALAQSSIEIDVAPNPRRRMPSGPELDAGRRSDPGGRRSDPGRRNSEEIGVRRSGDFEAQPTSRRSFEDLLPASKRGDNDPDIPPPEYVEPERAPGSKDPYIGTTFDHRYKIEKLLGEGGMGYVYLARHKVIDKKVAVKVLRSDMARDREILERFLQEARAASSIGNPHIIDISDFGDLPDGSTYFVMEFLDGKSLIQLTEKTKRLGAELITKIAIQMANGLAAAHERSIIHRDLKPENVFIIQRGTDKEFVKILDFGIAKVATDGENKLTRAGAVFGTPHYMSPEQAAGAPLDHRTDIYSLGVMLYEMASGQLPFVADNFMGILSQHMYQPPAPFGGMDLDPPVPPGLEAIIFKCMSKQPDQRYPDMDALAADLKRLQDGDVPEAVAELMNRTGGFAVPEDYFRQKTVDPGPIRPKRRPWIQFIAVGAVVMGASLTTVLYIVGGGQTQTKPTPPPTAAVVPTVAPPAKMVVLVLADPQNAVASYEGKSTPLPTNIEVEQGKPLTVEVKADGYASQIVTLNGTESRKLIKLDPLQQPTSLPMPDPTTRPFITGTSKPFQQPNTKKDGATGGGSDVIDPWGGNTKKKAP; encoded by the coding sequence ATGAGTCCCCCGGACAACGAGCCTCCCGCCGTGCCCAAGCAGCCCGTGGCCCCCAAGCCTGCGGTCGGGGGCGTACCTCAGCCCGCGAACGCCGCCAAGCCGCAGTCCGTCGCTCCGCCGGCGCCCGCGCGCAGCAGCGGGGTCGTGCCGCGCCCGCCCACCAAGAAGACCCCGTCGATCCCCGTTCCGCCTCGACCCGGCAATCCCCCGGATCTGAGGGTCAAACCCGCGCCCATCCCGGACGAGGCTTTGCCGGCGATCCAGGTGCAGGAGGACGAGCTCGATCTCGCCGCGCTCGCGCAGTCCTCGATCGAGATCGACGTCGCGCCCAACCCGCGCCGCCGCATGCCCTCGGGCCCCGAGCTCGACGCTGGCCGACGCAGCGATCCTGGCGGCCGTCGAAGCGATCCGGGCCGCCGTAACAGCGAAGAGATCGGCGTGCGTCGCAGCGGCGATTTCGAGGCGCAGCCGACCTCGCGGCGCAGCTTCGAGGACCTGCTCCCCGCCTCCAAGCGCGGCGACAACGATCCCGACATCCCGCCGCCCGAGTACGTCGAGCCCGAGCGCGCGCCCGGATCGAAGGATCCGTACATCGGCACCACCTTCGATCACCGCTACAAGATCGAGAAGCTGCTCGGTGAAGGCGGCATGGGGTACGTCTACCTCGCCCGCCACAAGGTCATCGACAAGAAGGTCGCGGTGAAGGTCCTGCGCAGCGACATGGCGCGCGACCGCGAGATCCTCGAGCGCTTCCTGCAGGAGGCCCGCGCGGCCTCCAGCATCGGCAACCCGCACATCATCGACATCTCCGACTTCGGCGATCTGCCCGATGGCTCCACGTACTTCGTGATGGAGTTCCTCGACGGCAAGAGCCTGATCCAGCTCACGGAGAAGACGAAGCGGCTCGGCGCCGAGCTCATCACCAAGATCGCGATCCAGATGGCGAACGGCCTCGCGGCCGCGCACGAGCGGAGCATCATCCACCGCGATCTCAAGCCCGAGAACGTCTTCATCATCCAGCGCGGCACCGACAAGGAGTTCGTCAAGATCCTCGATTTCGGCATCGCGAAGGTCGCGACCGACGGCGAAAACAAGCTCACGCGCGCGGGCGCGGTGTTTGGCACTCCGCACTATATGTCGCCCGAGCAGGCCGCTGGCGCGCCGCTCGATCACCGCACCGACATCTACTCGCTGGGCGTCATGCTCTACGAGATGGCGAGCGGTCAGCTCCCCTTCGTCGCCGACAACTTCATGGGGATCCTGAGCCAGCACATGTACCAGCCGCCGGCGCCGTTCGGCGGCATGGACCTCGATCCACCGGTCCCGCCGGGGCTCGAGGCGATCATCTTCAAGTGCATGTCCAAGCAGCCGGATCAGCGCTATCCGGACATGGACGCGCTCGCTGCCGATCTCAAGCGCCTGCAGGACGGTGACGTGCCCGAGGCCGTCGCCGAGCTGATGAACCGCACCGGAGGCTTCGCGGTCCCGGAGGACTACTTCCGGCAGAAGACCGTCGACCCCGGGCCCATCCGGCCCAAGCGCCGCCCCTGGATCCAGTTCATCGCGGTCGGCGCCGTGGTCATGGGCGCTTCGCTCACGACCGTGCTCTACATCGTGGGCGGCGGCCAGACGCAGACCAAGCCCACGCCGCCGCCGACCGCGGCGGTCGTTCCCACGGTCGCCCCGCCCGCGAAGATGGTCGTGCTCGTCCTCGCCGATCCGCAGAACGCCGTGGCCTCGTACGAAGGCAAGTCGACCCCGTTGCCGACCAACATCGAGGTCGAGCAGGGCAAGCCCCTGACCGTCGAGGTCAAGGCCGACGGCTACGCGTCACAGATCGTCACGCTCAACGGCACCGAGTCGCGCAAGCTCATCAAGCTCGACCCGCTGCAGCAGCCCACGAGCCTGCCGATGCCGGACCCGACCACGCGCCCGTTCATCACCGGCACGAGCAAGCCGTTCCAGCAGCCGAACACCAAGAAAGACGGCGCGACGGGCGGCGGCAGCGACGTCATCGACCCCTGGGGCGGGAACACGAAGAAGAAGGCTCCCTAG
- a CDS encoding CCA tRNA nucleotidyltransferase: MSIAHLIDLVPEDVLGICRRLREGGRRGWIVGGCVRDLLRGEPAKDWDVATDARPEEVIRMFRKVIPTGLQHGTVTVVLRGVHYELTTLRGEGAYTDGRRPDSVEFVDDITRDLARRDFTINAIALDPVDGHIIDPFGGQRDLATRVVRAVGDPRERFGEDGLRVLRAARFAATLECSIEPETERAMGEERTLSTFRRVSAERVRDEWMKAMRAPRPSVAFEIMRRTSILGVTCPELLESVGCTQNKWHAYDVWGHAMACLDACVPQPILRVAALLHDIGKPRTRAFSDKTDDYTFYDHEKVGADMAEPILTRLRFSNEERARIVALVRHHLVCYSDTWSDAAVRRWIRRIGPDLAPDLYALAIADSLGKGRDVKDEIAGIDELRRRVEAQLAAGAALGPKDLAIRGNELMSALGLPPSRMVGDLLNALVEVVTEDPSANTRERLIEEARRIVSDKGAPSA; encoded by the coding sequence GTGAGCATCGCCCACCTCATCGATCTCGTCCCCGAGGACGTCCTCGGCATCTGCCGCCGCCTGCGCGAGGGCGGCCGGCGCGGCTGGATCGTGGGCGGCTGCGTGCGCGATCTGCTCCGCGGCGAGCCCGCCAAGGACTGGGACGTCGCCACCGACGCGCGCCCCGAAGAGGTCATCCGGATGTTCCGCAAGGTCATCCCGACGGGCCTCCAGCACGGCACGGTCACGGTCGTTCTGCGCGGCGTCCACTACGAGCTCACCACGCTGCGCGGCGAAGGCGCCTACACCGACGGCCGGCGCCCGGATTCCGTCGAGTTCGTCGACGACATCACCCGCGATCTCGCGCGGCGCGACTTCACCATCAACGCCATCGCGCTCGATCCGGTCGACGGGCACATCATCGATCCCTTCGGCGGCCAGCGCGATCTCGCGACGCGCGTCGTGCGAGCCGTGGGCGATCCGCGCGAGCGGTTCGGGGAGGACGGGCTGCGCGTCCTTCGCGCTGCGCGCTTCGCGGCCACGCTCGAGTGCTCGATCGAGCCCGAGACCGAGCGGGCCATGGGTGAAGAGCGCACGCTGAGCACCTTCCGCCGCGTCAGCGCCGAGCGCGTGCGCGACGAGTGGATGAAGGCCATGCGCGCCCCGCGGCCGAGCGTCGCGTTCGAGATCATGCGGCGCACCTCGATCCTCGGCGTCACCTGCCCCGAGCTGCTCGAGTCGGTCGGCTGCACGCAGAACAAGTGGCACGCCTACGACGTCTGGGGCCACGCGATGGCGTGCCTCGACGCCTGCGTGCCGCAGCCGATCCTGCGCGTCGCGGCGCTCCTGCACGACATCGGCAAGCCCCGCACGCGCGCCTTCTCGGACAAGACCGACGACTACACGTTCTACGATCACGAGAAGGTCGGCGCGGACATGGCCGAGCCCATCCTCACGCGGCTGCGCTTCTCGAACGAAGAGCGCGCGCGCATCGTCGCGCTCGTGCGCCACCACCTCGTCTGCTACTCGGACACCTGGTCGGACGCGGCCGTGCGGCGGTGGATCCGGCGCATCGGCCCCGATCTCGCGCCGGACCTCTACGCCCTCGCGATCGCCGACTCGCTCGGCAAGGGTCGCGACGTGAAGGACGAGATCGCGGGCATCGACGAGCTGCGCAGGCGCGTCGAGGCGCAGCTCGCGGCGGGCGCGGCGCTCGGGCCGAAGGATCTCGCCATCCGCGGCAACGAGCTCATGAGCGCGCTCGGCCTGCCCCCGAGCCGCATGGTGGGCGACCTTTTGAACGCGCTCGTCGAGGTGGTCACCGAGGATCCGAGCGCCAACACGCGCGAGCGGCTGATCGAGGAGGCGCGCCGGATCGTGAGCGACAAGGGCGCGCCGAGCGCCTGA
- a CDS encoding class I SAM-dependent methyltransferase → MDKGAGIPEELERIERFYSQEFLPQNAWSTLRQRPYLYLRQRQRRMRDALLACGIDTTEKLRGLDVLDVGSGNGTNLAWIVELGADPARCTGVELVPQSIAAARERLPCIRWIDGDFTGADVGGPFDLVMLVAVLTSIRNVELKRRIVERCLSLLRPGGIFFFYDYMTLKEDPGSPNYKKLTYEEVEGYLGGRKPHWFKRDLLRPELAERILRRFGITAAEIVQATGLFNIEGSFAYLRV, encoded by the coding sequence ATGGACAAAGGCGCCGGCATCCCCGAGGAGCTCGAGCGAATCGAGCGCTTCTACAGCCAGGAGTTCCTGCCTCAGAACGCCTGGTCCACGCTGCGACAGCGCCCCTACCTCTACCTGCGGCAGCGCCAGCGACGCATGCGCGACGCGCTGCTCGCGTGCGGCATCGACACGACCGAGAAGCTGCGCGGGCTCGACGTGCTCGACGTGGGCTCGGGCAACGGGACCAACCTCGCGTGGATCGTCGAGCTCGGCGCCGATCCGGCCCGCTGCACAGGCGTCGAGCTCGTCCCGCAGAGCATCGCCGCCGCCCGCGAGCGGCTCCCCTGCATCCGCTGGATCGACGGCGATTTCACCGGCGCCGACGTGGGCGGCCCGTTCGACCTCGTGATGCTCGTCGCCGTGCTGACCTCGATCCGGAACGTCGAGCTGAAGCGCCGGATCGTCGAGCGCTGCCTGTCGCTCCTGCGACCGGGCGGGATCTTCTTCTTCTACGACTACATGACCCTGAAGGAAGACCCCGGCTCGCCGAACTACAAGAAGCTCACCTACGAGGAGGTCGAGGGATACCTCGGCGGGCGCAAGCCGCACTGGTTCAAGCGCGATCTGCTGCGCCCCGAGCTCGCCGAGCGAATCCTGCGCCGCTTCGGCATCACCGCCGCCGAGATCGTCCAGGCGACGGGATTGTTCAACATCGAAGGATCGTTCGCCTACCTGCGCGTCTGA
- a CDS encoding pseudaminic acid biosynthesis-associated methylase codes for MSDSPSPGARDVEQLFAGEFGAAYTDRNQAVDPRKPAFFHDLFRRNGARRILECGSNIGLNLGDCLADPEMDVWGVDVQRKAIGAAWASGRGGNFVVGSLFDLPFRDGFFDLAFTCGVLIHVPRAGLEPALREMHRVSRRYLLVAEYHDEEEVAVPWRGQAQALWRRNYRKELLTLFPDLVLVEEGFKGPEEGFDRITWHLLRKP; via the coding sequence ATGAGCGATTCCCCGTCCCCGGGCGCGCGCGACGTCGAGCAGCTCTTCGCAGGCGAGTTCGGCGCGGCCTACACCGACCGAAACCAGGCCGTCGATCCGCGCAAGCCGGCCTTCTTCCACGACCTGTTCCGCCGCAACGGCGCCCGCCGCATCCTCGAGTGCGGCTCGAACATCGGCTTGAACCTCGGCGACTGCCTCGCGGACCCCGAGATGGACGTGTGGGGCGTCGACGTGCAGCGCAAGGCGATCGGCGCAGCCTGGGCGAGCGGGCGAGGCGGCAACTTCGTGGTCGGCAGCCTCTTCGATCTGCCCTTCCGCGACGGCTTCTTCGACCTCGCCTTCACCTGCGGCGTGCTCATCCACGTGCCCCGCGCGGGCCTCGAGCCCGCCCTGCGCGAGATGCATCGCGTGAGCCGCCGCTACCTGCTCGTCGCCGAATACCACGACGAAGAGGAGGTCGCCGTGCCCTGGCGCGGGCAGGCCCAGGCCCTGTGGCGCCGCAACTACCGCAAGGAGCTGCTGACGCTCTTCCCGGACCTCGTGCTCGTGGAGGAGGGCTTCAAGGGGCCCGAAGAGGGCTTCGATCGGATCACCTGGCACCTCCTCCGCAAGCCCTGA
- a CDS encoding glycosyltransferase family 2 protein codes for MSTQAEVTVVIPCFNHGHFLADCIGSLERQTHRAWRAIVLDDASTDGETPALCDALASERVSVVHVPENLGRAGVRNVGIEMAKTEAILNLDADDMLAPEYLARTVPRLFDDPRCGIVYTDYQRFGGRSELLRARPFDPVALYTTQYIFGCNLFRKSAFQKTPGYRREFNIGNEDWDIWLSIVEAGYTGAHVPEPLYLYRHHEGAWSSQSVLARAAAIRTSRELLRERHRAGYERTGQLGKFDRDTELDHGRMLLSAGEIGLARQSLVRALRRMPLTTEPWRLLLQSLFARPARTGRDSR; via the coding sequence ATGAGCACGCAGGCCGAAGTCACCGTGGTCATCCCCTGCTTCAACCACGGTCACTTCCTCGCCGACTGCATCGGGAGCCTCGAGCGCCAGACCCACCGGGCCTGGCGCGCGATCGTGCTCGACGATGCGTCCACCGACGGCGAGACGCCTGCGCTCTGCGACGCCCTCGCCTCCGAGCGCGTCTCGGTGGTCCACGTCCCTGAAAACCTCGGGCGCGCCGGCGTGCGCAACGTGGGCATCGAGATGGCGAAGACCGAGGCGATCCTGAACCTCGACGCCGACGACATGCTCGCGCCCGAGTACCTCGCGCGCACCGTACCGAGGCTGTTCGACGACCCGCGCTGCGGCATCGTGTACACCGACTACCAGCGCTTCGGCGGCCGCTCCGAGCTCCTGCGCGCCAGGCCCTTCGACCCCGTCGCGCTCTACACCACCCAGTACATCTTCGGCTGCAACCTCTTCCGCAAGAGCGCCTTCCAGAAGACCCCGGGCTACCGGCGCGAGTTCAACATCGGCAACGAGGACTGGGACATCTGGCTGTCCATCGTCGAGGCCGGCTACACGGGCGCCCACGTGCCCGAGCCGCTCTACCTCTACCGCCACCACGAGGGCGCCTGGTCGTCGCAGAGTGTGCTGGCGCGTGCTGCGGCCATCCGCACCTCGCGCGAGCTGCTCCGCGAGCGGCACCGCGCGGGCTACGAGCGCACCGGGCAGCTCGGCAAGTTCGACAGGGATACCGAGCTCGACCACGGCAGGATGCTCCTGTCGGCGGGCGAGATCGGCCTGGCGCGGCAGAGCCTCGTGCGAGCGCTGCGCCGCATGCCCCTCACGACCGAGCCCTGGCGCTTGCTCTTGCAGTCTCTGTTCGCGCGCCCCGCACGCACGGGGCGTGATTCGAGGTAA
- a CDS encoding GNAT family N-acetyltransferase encodes MIESTTPEIRIGDRRVGQGAPCFVIAEAGSNHNGSLEQAYRLIDLAAEAGADAVKFQIFRAAALYPPTAGKSDYLGDERNIFDIIRAMEMPPEWLPKLAEHARRAKIAFMASAFDEASVDMLDPFVDAFKVASYEMTHTPLLQHTARKGKPLVFSTGTATLSEVGEAIEAVRATGNEAMIVLQCTAAYPAPLESIDALSMVTMRELFGVPTGLSDHSRDPIAAPMTAVALGAAVIEKHYTLSNRLPGPDHPFALEPHELFEMIRRIREVERTLGTGRKEVHAVEEELRGFARRTVFTSRPIRAGEALSPENTVILRAGKLSHGMPPRDYPAAIGRAFKRSLDAYQPVRAEDLEAPSAEAPPQAISLRPARADDAGRIWVWNNEPSVRRASLRTASIPWADHRAWYAARLQDGATAFWIVQTPEDGAIGSVRIQPSGEEDTISIALAPGARGRGVGTRAIAEAVARRLAAGGARPIVALIRPDNEASARAFARAGFVAEGRREAEGVTVDAYVLRSATRDRG; translated from the coding sequence ATGATCGAGAGCACGACCCCCGAGATTCGCATCGGCGACCGCCGCGTCGGACAGGGCGCGCCCTGCTTCGTCATCGCCGAGGCGGGCTCCAACCACAACGGCAGCCTCGAGCAGGCCTACCGCCTCATCGACCTCGCAGCCGAGGCGGGCGCCGACGCCGTGAAGTTCCAGATCTTCCGCGCGGCAGCGCTCTACCCGCCCACCGCGGGCAAGAGCGACTACCTCGGCGACGAGCGCAACATCTTCGACATCATCCGCGCGATGGAGATGCCGCCGGAGTGGCTGCCGAAGCTCGCCGAGCACGCGCGCCGCGCGAAGATCGCCTTCATGGCCTCGGCCTTCGACGAGGCGTCGGTCGACATGCTCGACCCGTTCGTCGACGCCTTCAAGGTCGCGAGCTACGAGATGACCCACACGCCGCTGCTCCAGCACACGGCGCGCAAGGGCAAGCCGCTCGTGTTCTCGACGGGCACGGCCACGCTGAGCGAGGTGGGCGAGGCGATCGAGGCCGTTCGCGCGACGGGCAACGAGGCGATGATCGTCCTGCAGTGCACGGCCGCGTATCCCGCGCCGCTCGAGAGCATCGACGCGCTCTCGATGGTGACCATGCGCGAGCTGTTCGGCGTGCCGACGGGGCTCTCGGATCACTCGCGCGATCCCATCGCAGCGCCCATGACGGCGGTGGCGCTCGGCGCGGCCGTCATCGAGAAGCACTACACCTTGAGCAACCGCCTGCCCGGGCCCGATCACCCCTTCGCCCTCGAGCCGCACGAGCTCTTCGAGATGATCCGGCGCATCCGCGAGGTGGAGCGGACGCTCGGCACCGGGCGCAAGGAGGTGCACGCCGTCGAGGAGGAGCTGCGCGGCTTCGCGCGACGAACGGTCTTCACCTCGCGCCCGATCCGCGCGGGCGAGGCGCTCTCGCCCGAGAACACGGTGATCCTGCGCGCGGGCAAGCTCTCGCACGGCATGCCCCCGCGCGACTACCCCGCCGCGATCGGTCGCGCCTTCAAGCGCTCGCTCGACGCTTACCAGCCCGTGCGCGCCGAGGATCTCGAGGCCCCTTCGGCCGAAGCCCCGCCGCAAGCGATCTCCCTGCGGCCTGCGCGCGCTGATGACGCGGGCCGCATCTGGGTCTGGAACAACGAACCGTCGGTGCGGCGCGCGTCGCTGCGCACGGCGTCGATCCCCTGGGCCGATCACCGCGCCTGGTACGCGGCGCGCTTGCAGGACGGGGCGACCGCGTTCTGGATCGTGCAGACGCCCGAGGACGGCGCGATCGGCTCGGTGCGCATCCAGCCGAGCGGCGAGGAGGACACGATCTCGATCGCCCTCGCCCCCGGCGCGCGAGGTCGCGGGGTCGGCACGCGCGCGATCGCAGAGGCTGTCGCACGTCGCCTCGCCGCGGGCGGGGCTCGGCCGATCGTGGCCTTGATCCGGCCCGACAACGAGGCGAGCGCCCGCGCCTTCGCGCGTGCCGGGTTCGTCGCCGAAGGGCGTCGCGAGGCGGAGGGCGTGACCGTCGACGCGTACGTGCTGCGCTCCGCCACCCGGGATCGCGGATGA
- a CDS encoding cytidylyltransferase domain-containing protein codes for MSEARVVALVQARMGSSRLPGKVLERAVGRTLLEHLVVRLRHAQTLSDIVIATTHSPADDAIETEASRLGVRSFRGSEDDVLERFHEAAAVASADVIVRITADCPLLDPAEVDRVVRAFLEADPPLDYAANLAPSDRRIPLGLSVEVLSRAALSRAHREGHEKYHREHVTPYLYEQEGRFRTRVAHPSEDLSHLRLTVDTPEDLSVVREVLEAIEGQPDAMDLRAALRFLAAHPEVAQRNVGVRQKSFKESDGDARLDGLFALFRADATPATGAGHVMRCLAMAEAWTLAGGRAACLGAMPSSIAERFEARGVEVLAPPDGTAPGSTEDAQLVVRTAEARGAAVVVLDGYAFDARHLAAIRGPYVTAYVDDHEQRGLPVDVVIDPNAGASRGPRGEGDAPGPRVLAGSAFTPLRAEIARLSPPARSFEGRTPSLLLAFGGSDPARLSARGLRAALAVAKRVPLHVTVLAGPMHPELDALVSLSSAPGASLVHDAREVGPLFAATDLALAAAGSTAWELAAMGVPMLLVQVADNQRAVIEPLVAGGVAKRLDREVAQDEAALEAAIEGFIRTDPAELRRMSEAGRRVVDGRGAARIARALGELARAKSQGEAS; via the coding sequence GTGTCTGAAGCGCGCGTCGTCGCGCTCGTGCAGGCCCGCATGGGCTCGAGCCGGCTACCGGGCAAGGTGCTCGAGAGGGCCGTGGGCCGCACGCTGCTCGAGCACCTCGTCGTGAGGCTGCGACACGCGCAAACGCTCTCGGACATCGTCATCGCGACCACGCACAGCCCCGCCGACGACGCGATCGAGACGGAGGCTTCTCGTCTCGGCGTGCGTTCTTTCCGCGGCAGCGAGGACGACGTGCTCGAGCGCTTTCACGAGGCCGCCGCGGTCGCGAGCGCGGACGTCATCGTGCGCATCACGGCCGACTGCCCGCTGCTCGATCCGGCCGAGGTGGACCGCGTGGTCCGGGCCTTCCTCGAGGCCGATCCGCCGCTGGATTACGCGGCGAACCTCGCCCCGAGCGATCGCCGCATCCCGCTCGGCCTCTCCGTGGAGGTCCTGTCGCGCGCGGCGCTGTCACGCGCACATCGCGAGGGGCACGAGAAGTATCACCGCGAGCACGTCACGCCCTACCTCTACGAGCAGGAGGGGCGCTTCCGGACGCGCGTGGCTCACCCGTCCGAGGACCTCTCGCACCTGCGCCTCACCGTCGACACGCCCGAGGATCTCTCGGTCGTCCGCGAGGTGCTCGAGGCGATCGAGGGGCAGCCGGACGCGATGGATCTGCGCGCCGCGCTGCGCTTTCTCGCGGCGCATCCCGAGGTCGCGCAACGCAACGTGGGGGTGCGGCAGAAGAGCTTCAAGGAGAGCGATGGGGACGCGCGGCTCGACGGGCTCTTCGCGCTCTTTCGCGCGGACGCGACGCCCGCCACGGGCGCGGGGCACGTGATGCGGTGCCTGGCCATGGCCGAGGCGTGGACCCTCGCAGGAGGCCGCGCGGCGTGCCTGGGAGCCATGCCGTCATCGATCGCGGAGCGCTTCGAGGCGCGCGGCGTGGAGGTCCTGGCGCCCCCCGACGGAACAGCGCCCGGATCGACCGAGGATGCGCAGCTCGTCGTTCGCACGGCAGAGGCGCGCGGGGCCGCGGTCGTCGTGCTCGACGGGTACGCGTTCGATGCGCGTCACCTCGCCGCGATCCGCGGCCCATACGTGACGGCGTACGTCGACGATCACGAGCAGCGGGGCCTGCCGGTGGACGTGGTCATCGATCCGAACGCGGGCGCTTCTCGGGGCCCGCGGGGCGAGGGAGACGCGCCGGGGCCGCGGGTCCTCGCGGGCAGCGCGTTCACCCCGTTGCGGGCGGAGATCGCGCGCCTTTCGCCTCCGGCGCGCTCGTTCGAGGGGCGGACGCCGTCGCTGCTCCTGGCCTTCGGCGGCAGCGATCCGGCGCGTCTGTCGGCGCGGGGCTTGCGCGCGGCGCTCGCCGTCGCGAAGCGCGTGCCCCTGCACGTGACCGTGCTGGCGGGTCCGATGCATCCGGAGCTCGATGCGCTGGTCTCGCTCTCGTCGGCGCCCGGCGCGTCGCTCGTGCACGACGCGCGCGAGGTCGGGCCGCTCTTCGCGGCCACGGATCTCGCCCTCGCCGCCGCGGGGAGCACGGCGTGGGAGCTCGCCGCCATGGGCGTGCCCATGCTGCTCGTGCAGGTGGCGGACAACCAGCGCGCCGTGATCGAGCCGCTCGTCGCGGGGGGCGTTGCGAAGCGCCTCGATCGCGAGGTCGCACAGGACGAAGCGGCCCTCGAGGCCGCGATCGAAGGGTTCATCAGGACAGACCCGGCCGAGCTTCGCCGCATGAGCGAGGCGGGGCGGCGTGTCGTGGATGGGCGCGGCGCTGCGCGGATCGCGCGCGCTCTGGGCGAGCTCGCCCGCGCGAAGAGCCAAGGAGAGGCATCATGA
- the pseC gene encoding UDP-4-amino-4,6-dideoxy-N-acetyl-beta-L-altrosamine transaminase: MTDPQSFLPYGRHSIDEEDVAAVVAVLRGGMLTQGPEIDAFEADVARAVGARFAVAFSNGTAALHAACAALGLGPEDEVITTPFTFSASANCVRYVGAKPVFVDVEPVAGTIDPELVARAIGPRTRAIIPVHFAGQPARMNDLSALAQQHGLAIIEDAAHALGATYRGEPIGDGKRAAMAMFSFHPVKHVTTGEGGAITTNDEALRDKLRLFRTHGITRDPRLLTRPSPGPWYQEQIMLGYNYRLTGLQAALGQSQLKKLGRFVSRRRELAAKYDAMFEGVKGIRPLGRLEGTEHAFHIYVARIDFEGLGRSRAAVMEALKARGIGTQVHYVPVHLHPDYAFLGLGEGAFPVTERIYTESLTLPLFPAMNDGDVDRVVGALREVLGV, encoded by the coding sequence ATGACCGATCCGCAGTCGTTCCTGCCTTACGGGCGCCACTCCATCGACGAGGAAGACGTCGCCGCCGTCGTCGCCGTGCTGCGCGGCGGCATGCTCACGCAGGGGCCGGAGATCGACGCCTTCGAGGCCGACGTCGCCCGCGCCGTGGGGGCGCGCTTCGCCGTCGCCTTCTCGAACGGCACGGCGGCGCTGCACGCGGCCTGCGCCGCGCTCGGGCTCGGGCCCGAAGACGAGGTGATCACGACGCCGTTCACCTTCTCCGCCTCGGCGAACTGCGTCAGGTACGTGGGCGCAAAGCCGGTCTTCGTCGACGTCGAGCCGGTCGCGGGCACGATCGATCCCGAGCTCGTGGCGCGGGCGATCGGCCCCCGGACGCGCGCCATCATCCCCGTGCACTTCGCCGGCCAGCCGGCCCGCATGAACGATCTCTCCGCGCTCGCGCAGCAGCATGGACTCGCGATCATCGAGGACGCCGCGCACGCGCTCGGGGCGACCTATCGCGGCGAGCCCATCGGGGACGGCAAGCGCGCGGCGATGGCGATGTTCTCCTTCCACCCGGTCAAGCACGTGACGACGGGGGAGGGGGGCGCGATCACGACCAACGACGAGGCGCTGCGGGACAAGCTGCGGCTCTTCCGGACGCACGGCATCACGCGCGATCCGCGCCTGCTCACGCGTCCGAGCCCCGGGCCCTGGTATCAGGAGCAGATCATGCTCGGGTACAACTACCGCCTCACGGGCTTGCAGGCTGCGCTCGGGCAATCGCAGCTCAAGAAGCTCGGCCGGTTCGTCTCGCGCCGCCGCGAGCTCGCCGCGAAGTACGACGCGATGTTCGAGGGCGTGAAGGGAATCAGGCCGCTCGGGCGGCTCGAGGGGACCGAGCACGCGTTCCACATCTACGTCGCGCGCATCGATTTCGAGGGGCTGGGCCGCTCGCGCGCGGCCGTGATGGAGGCGCTCAAGGCGCGGGGCATCGGCACGCAGGTGCACTACGTGCCCGTGCACCTGCACCCCGACTACGCTTTCCTCGGTCTCGGCGAGGGCGCGTTCCCCGTGACGGAGCGCATCTACACCGAGTCGCTCACGCTGCCGCTCTTCCCGGCGATGAACGACGGCGACGTCGATCGCGTCGTGGGCGCGCTGCGCGAGGTGCTCGGTGTCTGA